One genomic window of Corynebacterium diphtheriae includes the following:
- a CDS encoding ABC transporter ATP-binding protein, giving the protein MTTIHVSDLSKTYGTATNVLVLSGVSFDLTSPAIHGLIGANGVGKTTLLRILAGQSRCEGVVEIDGQPAFDNPKVMDRCVLMGIDVPLPSTWRAAKLLSFAQHRYPRWDEARCAQLIDAFQVPVDKPYQSLSRGQKSALGIIIAFSATCDITLLDEPYLGLDVANRDLFYRELRAEQARCPRLIILSTHHINEASHVFDSVMVLKKDGVALQGDVESITGRVVELVGPKATIEGFVSHPARRIGEVHTAGGVAKVLAEARAEEWDQLSALGLRTHEVSLERAVMFLECD; this is encoded by the coding sequence ATGACCACCATTCATGTCAGTGACCTGTCTAAAACCTACGGCACGGCCACCAATGTGCTAGTTCTAAGCGGCGTTTCCTTCGACCTCACCTCGCCTGCTATCCATGGTCTTATCGGTGCGAATGGCGTGGGAAAGACAACCCTGCTGAGGATCCTTGCAGGTCAGTCGCGGTGTGAGGGTGTCGTCGAGATCGACGGCCAACCCGCCTTTGATAACCCCAAAGTAATGGATCGTTGCGTGCTCATGGGTATCGACGTCCCCCTCCCATCCACATGGCGCGCCGCAAAGCTTCTATCCTTCGCCCAGCATCGCTATCCACGTTGGGACGAGGCACGCTGCGCGCAGCTTATCGACGCCTTCCAGGTGCCCGTCGATAAGCCCTACCAGTCGCTATCCCGCGGCCAGAAATCCGCACTCGGCATCATCATCGCCTTCAGCGCCACCTGCGACATCACGCTTCTCGACGAGCCCTACCTCGGACTCGACGTAGCCAACCGCGACCTTTTCTACCGTGAACTCCGCGCAGAACAAGCACGCTGCCCACGACTTATCATCCTGTCCACCCACCACATCAACGAGGCCTCCCACGTTTTCGACTCCGTCATGGTGCTCAAAAAAGATGGCGTGGCCCTCCAAGGTGACGTGGAATCCATTACCGGACGCGTTGTAGAACTAGTCGGCCCCAAAGCCACGATCGAAGGCTTCGTTTCTCACCCTGCGCGTCGAATTGGCGAGGTACACACAGCCGGTGGCGTGGCAAAAGTCCTAGCAGAAGCTCGTGCCGAGGAATGGGACCAGCTCAGCGCCCTTGGCCTGCGAACCCACGAAGTTTCGCTCGAACGTGCCGTGATGTTCCTGGAGTGTGATTGA
- a CDS encoding NYN domain-containing protein, producing MLERTQVFVDTSYLLASFYNSWEIGARAQLEIDLPEVVATLGNMIHNQLGQPVHRQFWYDGIPESGPHRYQRALRTCDGVQLRAGQLIEWGERRTQKAVDTRLVADMVLAGVRREFTDIVLVSGDADMIPGVQEAVNAGVRVHLYGFGWDSMSSALRHACDSTTILDPREDFADCMQLEILEGPLPPVVRNPDEEGEEGEFPAAAAEAAADTTVTTDATDTEATPPVPTPEQVAEKSQREAPTAPIPCPQRPGEPALSEEDCMAEVPAKMPKPAAPKPGTHLPAETPAPVPTATPAPTPSSRTVRVTSTVEESLEVTVSNSAEPNVEAEEADTPATPRPAPNPSMMAPRRKLRSRYVPLPNEVWASAGYQTPFDVGQQYALWWFDNAATPEQRDSAHLLSGGGLPPEIDRPLLQFACETLHEYTLTEAQRVGLRDGFHSGIRGVLINNQNS from the coding sequence ATGCTTGAACGCACACAGGTCTTCGTCGACACCTCATATTTACTCGCGAGCTTTTATAACTCGTGGGAAATCGGCGCTCGCGCACAATTAGAAATCGATCTACCTGAGGTCGTGGCCACCTTGGGCAACATGATCCACAACCAACTCGGCCAACCAGTACACCGCCAATTCTGGTACGACGGCATCCCAGAATCCGGCCCACACCGCTACCAGCGGGCACTGCGCACATGCGACGGAGTGCAACTTCGCGCAGGTCAACTCATTGAATGGGGCGAACGACGCACCCAAAAAGCCGTCGATACCCGCCTCGTAGCCGACATGGTCCTCGCCGGCGTGCGCCGAGAATTTACCGACATCGTCCTCGTCTCCGGCGACGCCGACATGATCCCCGGCGTCCAAGAAGCAGTCAACGCCGGCGTCCGCGTCCACCTCTACGGATTCGGATGGGACTCCATGAGCTCGGCCCTCCGCCACGCCTGCGACTCCACCACCATCCTAGACCCCCGAGAAGACTTCGCCGACTGCATGCAGCTCGAAATCCTCGAAGGCCCACTACCTCCCGTCGTGCGCAACCCCGACGAGGAAGGAGAAGAAGGCGAATTCCCCGCCGCAGCAGCCGAAGCCGCTGCCGACACAACAGTTACGACCGACGCAACGGACACCGAGGCAACGCCCCCAGTGCCAACACCAGAGCAGGTCGCAGAAAAAAGCCAGCGGGAAGCACCAACCGCACCCATCCCATGCCCACAGCGCCCAGGGGAACCAGCGCTATCGGAAGAAGACTGCATGGCGGAAGTCCCCGCGAAAATGCCCAAGCCAGCGGCACCTAAGCCCGGCACGCACCTGCCCGCCGAAACGCCAGCACCCGTGCCGACCGCCACGCCTGCGCCGACACCAAGCAGCAGGACGGTTCGCGTGACCTCCACCGTGGAGGAATCCCTTGAGGTGACGGTAAGCAACTCCGCAGAACCAAACGTCGAGGCAGAAGAAGCCGACACCCCAGCAACGCCACGGCCGGCACCCAACCCCTCAATGATGGCACCGCGCCGCAAGCTGCGTTCACGTTATGTACCACTGCCCAACGAGGTGTGGGCATCCGCCGGCTACCAAACGCCTTTCGACGTCGGCCAGCAGTACGCCCTCTGGTGGTTCGATAACGCAGCCACCCCTGAGCAGCGCGATTCCGCCCATCTGTTATCAGGCGGCGGGCTGCCCCCAGAGATCGATCGCCCTTTGCTCCAGTTCGCTTGCGAGACTCTCCACGAGTACACGCTGACTGAAGCGCAGCGCGTGGGGCTACGCGACGGTTTCCACTCCGGTATCCGCGGGGTTTTGATTAATAATCAGAATTCTTAA
- a CDS encoding GntR family transcriptional regulator has translation MDETTAPLFRQIAALIEDSIVEGSLSSGERAPSTNELAAFHSINPATARKGLQLLVDAGVLEKKRGLGMFVTDNAVELIRGRRRDDFAAAYLAPLVDEAVKLTISKTELHNLIDRVAESRGLYE, from the coding sequence GTGGACGAAACAACAGCCCCCCTGTTTCGGCAGATCGCCGCGCTGATTGAAGACTCCATCGTGGAAGGCTCCCTTTCCTCCGGCGAGCGCGCGCCCTCCACCAACGAGCTCGCAGCGTTTCACTCCATCAACCCCGCCACCGCACGCAAAGGCCTCCAATTGCTTGTCGACGCCGGCGTGCTGGAAAAGAAACGAGGACTAGGCATGTTTGTCACAGACAACGCCGTCGAACTGATCCGCGGCAGGCGGCGCGACGACTTCGCAGCGGCCTATCTCGCCCCGCTTGTCGACGAAGCCGTCAAACTCACCATCTCTAAAACCGAACTCCACAACCTCATCGACCGAGTAGCAGAAAGCCGAGGACTCTACGAATGA